In the Pontibacillus sp. HMF3514 genome, GCATGACGGTTTTTGGTTATGGAACCACAGCCGATAATTCCGACATTTATTTGCTTCATATATATACCACCTTTATTCATCGCGTTCCCTATATTTTATCAGAGAAGAACGTATGTATGGATACAACTTGAAATGTTACCAAAAGGCGGACAAATTTTCGTTCTCAAGTCTGAAGAATTTTTAATAAAAATTCTGTAACTTTAATGTAGGTTGTTCGTATAGATAATAACCTTACTAAGAAGATAAGAGGGAGCAGCCTGTTTCAATTATGACCTCCCCAGGTATAAATTGATCGACGTGCTCCCTCTTGCTTTTTATAGAAATACCTCCAGATGTCTATTTAAGTTGCTCTAGCAACTATTTTGTGTTGAGAAGTTGTTGTAGCAACTGTAACGCATAAAGAATGGTTGTTATAGAAACAATCGGATGAAAATGTCCTTATTGTTCTTGGACATTCTGGTCAATTTTCGAGAATAATCTTTCTAGTTCTTGGATTTCCTCATTTGAAATCCCCTTCGTGACTACATCATTAAATTCCTCAGCTACAGGCATCACTTTTTCTCCAAGTTCTTTGCCGTATTCGGTAAGGTATAACATTAATGAGCTACGTCTCCTTCGGGTGTGCTCGCCTAATGAATCCCTTTTTTTCTAAGCTAGAAGCCATACGAGCAAAATTGGTTTTGTCTTTGTAAAGCTTCTCAGCAAGCTGGTTTTGCATTAGACCGTCTTTTTCCCAAAGTAGCATCATGACCAAATTTTGCTCAGGTGCGAGGTTGAAATCCTCTAATTTAGATTTGATATATTTGGTTAAATTTAAATCAGTTTAATGAATTTTGATGCCAATGTAGTCTTGAAATCCTAAATTCACAAAAGGTGCCTCCTAATTAGTTGCTACACAAACTATTACACTTCAGTTAATTAGTCCGAACAAACTTGTTAATTCACATATAGAAAAATGTTAAAGGTTTGATTTGGAGGGGATGATATGTTCTAATTTAAACAAAATATGCTAAAAATAATTCCATTAAAGTTACTGTATTAACGATTTATCCTTGCTATATGGTTGATATGACGACTGTTTGATTCAAAGAATTTATTTGAGAAGGGAGATACTCAATATGTCAGAGAATGATAAAGATCCGTTAAAACGAAGTGTAAAAGATTCCTGGTATGTTCAATACAATGAAATGAACTTTCCGGCTATTCAAAAAGGATGGGTATTGCCCGTTGACCGTTGGGAGGATTTTGATCCATTTATTTTGATGGCGGAGGATTGGTTTAAAAAAGGTACATTCCCAGACCATCCGCATAGAGGGTTCCAGACGGTTACGTATGTAATTGATGGAAGGCTCGAGCATATTGATAACGGTGGAGGTCGCGACATTCTCGAGCCTGGGGATGTTCAATATATGAACGCAGGATGGGCTGCTCGTCACGCAGAAGATGGGGTAGAAGATGATATTGCGCATACGCTACAGTTATGGCTAAACCTCCCACAGGATAAGAAAGAGACAAAAACCATATATCAAAATATTTATTCAGAAGATGCACCTGTTGTGGATTTTGATGGGGGTTCTGTAAAGGTTTACTCTGGTGATGTTGCGGGCGTTAAAGGACCTATGGATTCCATTGTTCCGATCACCCTATCTGAGGTGAATTTATCTGAGGGAACTGAGTACACTTTAGATTTACCTGAGGATCACAATGCTTTCTTATATGTTCTTTCTGGCGAGGTAGAAGTTGGAGAGAAACAAAACAAACTAGCAAAACATGGCGTAGCTACGTTAACGTATCGAGATAATGGAAATCCTGATGCTTCAAGCGAGCTTACATTAAAGGCAAATCGTAGGCGTACGAGAGTTCTCGTCTATTCAGGAAAGCCCATTAAAGAAAACATTGTTCCCTATGGACCTTTTGTGATGAATTCAATGGATGAAATTAAAAAAGCCTTTCAAGATTTTCAGGAAGGAAGGTTTGGACCTCCTGCGATTTAAGACATTATAGTATAAAAGAAGGATCACGACGTAAACGTGATCCTTCTTTTATACGTTAGTAAAGGTCTATGACTGACTTGATTCCCAAACATTCATACTTTGCATCGTTTCTTTTGCTTGAGCCAATGTGGATTCTGCAACGTCTTGCCATTTAATAATTTGTTCCACAAACGGTCTCCATGTATCGTTTGCGTTTTCCTTCATCATTTGTAAGCCTTCACGTACACCTTTGTCTTGCTTCTGAGCATTTTTTATACAAGATATTGCAGTCGTAATGATATAAGGATCAGATTCCCCGGCGGTTAATCGATAAGCAGACCCTGATGCCGTTACTCTGTGATAAGACGCTGGTACAAGGTGATCGTGCATTTTCGTGTTCCCCTTTAGATCCTTCGTTTCAGGGTTATAAAGCATTTGCGTACTCATGGAACAGACCATACCTTCTGCATATAAACTTTGTTGGAGTAATGTAAAAACATTTGCCCAACCGTTTTGTCTATAGTAAGGATAGGGATACATATAATACATGTAGACAATCTCCTCCTTAGGTGATTTTTTTACATGTATATGTATCATTCATGTTTGTCATGTGGATTTTGGAGTGACGAAATGTAATAAGAATTTTAAGTAGTTACCGAATAGCAAAAATGATAAAAGCCTATAGGGATTAATTAGAATTTCTTGTCATCATATTCATTAAAATGAATTTTTTCATGAATCGACTCCTATTGCCTGACTATTAAAACGCTTATATAATAAAAAATAATTACGAATACGGGAGGTGGAAAAATGAAATCAGAATCACTAATTCTACAGAAATTAGATCAATTAAATGAACGTATTGAAGAAACTAATGAACGAATGGAAAAAGGTTTGCAAGAAACTAATGGACGAATGGAAAATGGTTTTCAAGAAATCAATAAACGAATAGAAACAGGCTTTCAGGAAATGGATACACGTATTGGGAAGTTAGAGCACAATATCATAAATGGACTTGCTCCATATTTTGAGAATATCGAAAAGCATGTAGATGAGAAGGCAGATGAGATCAAAGAGTCCGTAGAATCACATGACCGAATTTTAGACACTCTATCCTCAAGAACGATACGTCATGAATCTGAAATTAGGAAGTTTAAAAAAGATTGATTTTTCTTTATTTGAATGACTATCATATACCTCATAATTCTACTAAATAATCTCTCTTCTAATTCTTCAAAAAAGGGACCAGCTTTGTACTGGCCCCTTTTTGTAAATATAGACTATACACGGTCTTTTTCATAAATTCGATCCAACGCTATCTTTAAATTCGGATAGATTTCTGTAGGGA is a window encoding:
- a CDS encoding MarR family transcriptional regulator, with amino-acid sequence MMLLWEKDGLMQNQLAEKLYKDKTNFARMASSLEKKGFIRRAHPKET
- a CDS encoding pirin family protein codes for the protein MSENDKDPLKRSVKDSWYVQYNEMNFPAIQKGWVLPVDRWEDFDPFILMAEDWFKKGTFPDHPHRGFQTVTYVIDGRLEHIDNGGGRDILEPGDVQYMNAGWAARHAEDGVEDDIAHTLQLWLNLPQDKKETKTIYQNIYSEDAPVVDFDGGSVKVYSGDVAGVKGPMDSIVPITLSEVNLSEGTEYTLDLPEDHNAFLYVLSGEVEVGEKQNKLAKHGVATLTYRDNGNPDASSELTLKANRRRTRVLVYSGKPIKENIVPYGPFVMNSMDEIKKAFQDFQEGRFGPPAI